The Paenibacillus spongiae nucleotide sequence GACAAGGTGTCGCAGCCAACGAATGGAATGCCGGACAACTCGAGCAATCCTTGTACGGTACCATCCTCGCCGTTCTTGCCATGAAGAACGGGGAAGGCAACGTCGACGGGGGTGGTTCGATATTCGGTGCCGGACAGCTCGACAATGCCTCTGGCATTCTTGCAAGGCGAGATAAAGGCCGGGATACAGTTGTCGTAAGTATGCCAGGTGTCGCTGCGTATGTCTGCGGTGCTGCCGTTGTATCGCAGCCACGTTCCTTCTCTTGTAATGCCAAGCAAAATAAAATGATATTTTGAGCGGTCCAAATGATCGATGACGGAAGCGGCGGATTGCAATGAGACGTCATACTCGGTCGAGCAGCCCCCGAACAATACGGCTATATTTTTCAGTTCCATAATAAACACTCCTGTTCCACTAAACTCGAGGATGAAAATGATTATACGGAACAGAGCTGACAGCTTTGACAAGAAAACGTTACGAATTATTAAGAGGATATAAACAAATTCTCACAATGGGCGATGGCCGGTCGGCACAGCCGTGAAGACTTGAGCGTATCGAAGGGCGGATTGTTCACCGCCGTGACGACGAGTGCCAAGGATCCGGAGAAGGCGGCCAGGTTTATCGAGTTCATGCTTTCGGATGAAGGGCGGGAGCTGCTGCAGCTGGGCATCGAAGGCATTCATTATACGAAAGACGGCGACAGGATCATCTATCTTGAAGAAGAGCGCGAGAAGGGCGGATTCGCCGGCGGCGGCTGGTCCTGGGGCAGCGTCGTGTTGCCGCTGATGCTTCATTATTTGCCGCAAACGGAAAAAACAGATCGAGCGGGCGAAGGAATCCGCCGTCATCGCGACGAATCATGCATTACCGAACCTTGTCCGCGTCACGACGGATGAGGAAGTGGAAACGTCCGGCGTTCTCGGCGAGCTGTTCAATCCATATTATATGGACATGCTTACCGTCAAGAAGGAAATCGATGCCGGGCTCGCCGAGCTGTCCGTCAAGTGGCGGGCACAAGGCGGCAGCAAGGTGCTTGGTGCGGTCAATGCGGCGTATCAAGCGCAGAAGCAGTAAAAATACGGCTTAGTGAAAGGGTGCATACAAGGATGAAGATCTCGAAGAACGGACAGCCGAACATTGTATTTATACTGGCCGACGATCAAGGCCCGTGGGCGCTCGGCTGCGCGGGCAATCCGGAAATACGCACGCCAAACCTGGACCGGCTGGCGGCGGAAGGGATGCGCTTCTCAAGCTTCTTCTGCACATCGCCGGTATGCTCGCCTGCACGGGCTTCGCTGCTGACCGGGCGCATTCCGTCGCAGCACGGCGTGCACGATTGGATTCGGGGCGGCAACGTGGGAGAGCGGCCAATCGAGTATCTTCAAGGGCTGACTGCCTATACCGAGCTGTTGGCGGATGCCGGCTATGTTCTGGGTCTAAGCGGCAAATGGCATCTCGGAGACAGCCGGACGCCGCAGAAGGGCTTTACGCATTGGTATGTCCACCAGCATGGCGGGGGGCCTTATTACGATGCGCCAATGATCCGCGACGGCGAGCTGATCCGCGAACCGGGTTATCTGACTGACGCGATCACCGACGACGCACTGTCTTTCATTGATGCGCAGCATGACGAGCAGCCCTTCTATCTTGGCGTTCACTATACGGCTCCGCATAGCCCCTGGATCGACAGCCATCCGCAGGAATATGTCGATCTGTATGAGGACTGCGCATTCGATAGCTGTCCGCAGGAGCCCCGTCATCCGTGGACGATACCGACGGCGCCGTGGGACGAGGATCAGCGGGGGAACCTGCAGGGCTACTTCGCGGCCGTGACGGCGATGGATGCGCAGATCGGAAGGATTCTCGACAAGCTGGAGCAGAAGGGCATCCGTGAGCGGACGCTGATCTGTTTCTTGAGCGACAACGGCTTCAATTGCGGGCAGCATGGCATCTGGGGCAAAGGCAACGGCACGTTCCCGTTCAACATGTATGACAGCTCAGTGAAAGTGCCGGCTATATTTCGCTTGCCTGGCCGAATTCCGGCAGGGCGCGTCTGCGACGAGATGGTGAGCGGCTACGATTGGATGCCGACCTTGCTGGAGCTGCTCGGGCTTGACCATCCGGAAGCAGGCGAGCTGCCCGGGAGCAGTTTTCTGCCGCTGCTGCTCGGCGAGGACGGGACGGGGCGCGAGGATATCGTCATCTATGACGAATACGGCCCTGTCCGCATGATCCGCACGAAGGAATGGAAGTATGTCCATCGTTATGCGTACGGTCCCCATGAGCTGTATCATCTGGCGGAGGATCCGGATGAGCGGCGGAATCTGATCGATGGCCCCGAAGCGGATGAGCAGCGGGCGGCCCTGAAGGAGCGGCTCGATTATTGGTTCACCCGCTATGCCGACCCGAACCGGGACGGCACGAGGGAAGCGGTGAGCGGATTCGGGCAGCTGGAGCTCGCCGGTCATGCCGGAAGGGGAAGGAAGGCCTATGAGGATCCGCCAGCGCCATCCCGGTCCGAATAGATCGTGCTGATCTATCCATCAGGCAGCATTAGCATGGACCTGAACAGATAGCAATAGCGGCCGTTTCCCGGCATTTCGCCGGTGAACGGCCGTTTGCGTGTTCATCGAGCATTCGCATCCTGCAAAGGCGCATGGATGATCTATACAAGGCTGGAAATGTAAAGTATACTCGGGGCAGACTGACAAGGTAACATGGGAGGGAAGGAAGAGATGATATTTACCGGCAGCTTGAAGACAGACAGGCCATCATCCGTATTATTTAACGTAGAGGGTCCAGCGGATTGGCTGATGTTCACGTTCGATTACGAGGGTGAAGGAGGGTGGCGTACGTTTACACTGCGCGATCCCGGCGGAAGAGTTCGGTATACTCATCTGAACTGCTATAACAGCAGATCGGCTATCATTCATCGCGAGTACGCGGAGACGAGCTTCCTGGGGGTTCCCGGAGAGATCGAGGCGGGTGAATGGGAGATTAAGTTTGTCGATGGCTCACCGCCGGCCTGCACGCTTGCATTGGAATGGAAATCCGGGGTTGGCGAAGTTCCTGAGGGCAGCTGCATCCCGCCTGGCGAACGGAATTATTGGACAGAAGCAATGAATGGCGTTAAGGACTACAAGCTGGATTTATACGATTGGCATGAATGCCGGGAAGAAGGGGCGCGGTGGTATAAAGGGGATTTCCATACGCATACCGTTCTGTCAGACGGGAAGATGACACCCGAGCGCAACATGGAACAGGCGGAGATCATGGGGCTGGATTTCTTTGTAGCCACGGACCATAATCTGATCTCCACGTCATGGCCTCAAGGCCGCGCGCTTGTCATCCCAGGCGTTGAATATACGTCCGGCAGCGGTCATTGGAATGCGCTTGGAGTCCGGCAGTGGCATAATTGGACCTATAA carries:
- a CDS encoding sulfatase-like hydrolase/transferase, with the protein product MKISKNGQPNIVFILADDQGPWALGCAGNPEIRTPNLDRLAAEGMRFSSFFCTSPVCSPARASLLTGRIPSQHGVHDWIRGGNVGERPIEYLQGLTAYTELLADAGYVLGLSGKWHLGDSRTPQKGFTHWYVHQHGGGPYYDAPMIRDGELIREPGYLTDAITDDALSFIDAQHDEQPFYLGVHYTAPHSPWIDSHPQEYVDLYEDCAFDSCPQEPRHPWTIPTAPWDEDQRGNLQGYFAAVTAMDAQIGRILDKLEQKGIRERTLICFLSDNGFNCGQHGIWGKGNGTFPFNMYDSSVKVPAIFRLPGRIPAGRVCDEMVSGYDWMPTLLELLGLDHPEAGELPGSSFLPLLLGEDGTGREDIVIYDEYGPVRMIRTKEWKYVHRYAYGPHELYHLAEDPDERRNLIDGPEADEQRAALKERLDYWFTRYADPNRDGTREAVSGFGQLELAGHAGRGRKAYEDPPAPSRSE